GCGCCGGGGGCTCCGCGAGCGGGAGGGGCCCCGGGGACCGGGACCCGGGACCCGGGACCCGGGGCCCGGATGAGCAGCCGACCGGCGTCTCCGAGAACGCGAAGGGTTCCCGGCGCCCGTATGAGCACCCGCCCGGCGGCCCGCACCCTGAGACGCCCCGTGCCCGAGTTAGCCCCGACGTGCCCCGGCCGGTTAGGTTGCCCTCATGACCGACACGACTGCTCCTCGCACCAGCGGCGCCGTGGCCGCCGGCCTCGCCACGATCGCCGCCGACGGCACTGTTCTCGACACCTGGTTCCCCGCGCCCGAGCTCGTGGCCGAGCCCGGCCCCTCCGGCAGCGAGCGGCTGTCCGCCGACCGTGCCGTCGAGCTGCTCGGCGAAGGCGCCGCGAAGGCGATCGGTCCGGACGCCCGCCGTGGCGTCGAGGTCGTCGCGGTCCGTACGGTCATCGCCTCGATCGACGAGAAGCCGATCGACGCCCACGACGTCTACCTGCGCCTGCACCTGCTCTCGCACCGCCTGGTCAAGCCGCACGGCGTGAACCTGGAGGGCCAGTTCGGCTTCCTCGCCAACGTGGCCTGGACCTCGCTCGGCCCGGTCGCCGTCGACGACCTGGAGAAGGTCCGGCTGAACGCGCGCGCCGAGGGCCTGCACCTCCAGGTGACGTCGGTCGACAAGTTCCCGCGCATGACGGACTACGTCGCGCCGAAGGGTGTCCGCATCGCCGACGCCGACCGGGTCCGCCTGGGCGCGCACCTCTCCGAGGGCACCACGGTCATGCACGAGGGCTTCGTCAACTTCAACGCCGGCACCCTCGGCACCTCCATGGTCGAGGGCCGTATCTCCGCGGGCGTCGTGGTCGGCAACGGCTCCGACATCGGCGGCGGCGCCTCGACGATGGGCACGCTGTCCGGCGGCGGCAACGTGATCATCTCCATCGGCGAGCGCTGCCTGGTCGGCGCCGAGGCGGGCGTCGGCATCGCGCTGGGCGACGAGTGCGTCGTCGAGGCGGGCCTGTACGTCACGGCCGGCACCCGCGTCACCATGCCCGACGGGCAGATCGTCAAGGCCCGCGAGCTGTCCGGCGCGTCCAACATCCTCTTCCGCCGCAACTCGGTCACCGGCACCGTCGAGGCCCGCCCGAACAACGCGGTCTGGGGCGGCCTGAACGAGATCCTGCACAGCCACAACTGACCGACCCCGACAGGCCGACAGCCGTCGGCCCCCGGTCATCGCCGAGCGCCCTCCCCCGACCGAACGCGGTCCGTGGGAGGGCGCTCGCGTGACCGGGGCGGCGCGCCACGCTCACGTACGGGTTACTCCTCGTGACCTCCCGGCGGTCCGGACCGATGAACCGGTGGACGCAGTTTCCGATCACACGCCGAAACGACGAGATGAGGGGCCGAGGGCTGATGACGGGTCGAGTGGAGACGGGCGAACGGGGCCGGGTCGCGGCGCGACTGGTGGTCGGGGTGATCGCCGCGGGGGCGGCCTGCTGGCTGCCGGCCGGGAACGCGCACGCCGACGAGACCAACACGGGCTCGCACAACGGGCCCCGGATCGGGCTGGTCAACGTGGGGCAGGTGGACGACCCCATGGAGGACGTGCTGGAGCACTTCC
The DNA window shown above is from Streptomyces chartreusis and carries:
- the dapD gene encoding 2,3,4,5-tetrahydropyridine-2,6-dicarboxylate N-succinyltransferase: MTDTTAPRTSGAVAAGLATIAADGTVLDTWFPAPELVAEPGPSGSERLSADRAVELLGEGAAKAIGPDARRGVEVVAVRTVIASIDEKPIDAHDVYLRLHLLSHRLVKPHGVNLEGQFGFLANVAWTSLGPVAVDDLEKVRLNARAEGLHLQVTSVDKFPRMTDYVAPKGVRIADADRVRLGAHLSEGTTVMHEGFVNFNAGTLGTSMVEGRISAGVVVGNGSDIGGGASTMGTLSGGGNVIISIGERCLVGAEAGVGIALGDECVVEAGLYVTAGTRVTMPDGQIVKARELSGASNILFRRNSVTGTVEARPNNAVWGGLNEILHSHN